From Medicago truncatula cultivar Jemalong A17 chromosome 7, MtrunA17r5.0-ANR, whole genome shotgun sequence, a single genomic window includes:
- the LOC25498503 gene encoding laccase-17 — translation MELTKFRSFHSFKVFLFGLCVIILFPELVVCRTRHYTFNIEYKNVTRLCHTRTILSVNGKFPGPRLVAREGDRVLVKVVNHISNNVTIHWHGIRQKTTGWSDGPAYVTQCPIQTNQTYTYNFTITGQRGTLFWHAHISWLRATLYGPIIILPKHNESYPFQKPHKEIPILFGEWFNVDPEAVINQALQTGGGPNVSDAYTINGLPGPFYNCSSKDTFKLKVKPNKTYLLRIINAALNEELFFSIANHTLIVVEADARYTKPFNTNTLLITPGQTTNVLLKTKPDFPNTNFLMIARPYITGLGTFDNSTPAGILHYKQHNSSIKNLRFLKPTLPSLNDTNFVSNFTKKFRSLANSKFPINVPKKVDKKFFFTVGLGTFPCPKNSTCQGPNNNTKFAASVNNFSFVLPSVSIMQAYYFGKSNSNGVYKTDFPETPLNPFNYTGTSPNNTMVNNDTKLVVLNFNTSVELVLQDTSILGAESHPLHLHGYDFFVVGQGFGNYDANKDPAKFNLVDPVERNTVGVPAGGWVAIRFFADNPGVWFMHCHLDIHTSWGLRMAWLVLDGPDSNQKLQPPPSDLPKC, via the exons ATGGAATTGACCAAATTTCgttcatttcattcattcaaagtttttttgtttggtttatgTGTTATAATATTGTTTCCCGAGCTTGTAGTGTGCAGAACAAGGCACTATACATTTAAT ATTGAGTACAAGAATGTTACAAGATTGTGCCACACAAGAACCATTCTTAGTGTTAATGGAAAATTCCCTGGACCTCGTTTAGTGGCAAGAGAAGGTGATAGAGTTTTGGTCAAGGTGGTTAATCATATCTCAAACAATGTAACCATTCATTG GCATGGAATAAGGCAGAAAACAACAGGATGGTCTGATGGACCAGCATATGTAACACAATGTCCAattcaaacaaatcaaacatacaCATACAACTTCACCATTACTGGACAAAGAGGAACCCTATTTTGGCATGCTCACATATCATGGCTAAGAGCAACCCTTTATGGACCTATCATCATCCTTCCTAAGCACAATGAATCTTATCCTTTTCAGAAACCTCATAAAGAAATCCCCATTCTTTTTG GAGAATGGTTTAATGTTGACCCAGAAGCAGTTATAAATCAAGCATTGCAGACAGGAGGGGGACCAAATGTTTCAGATGCATACACCATCAATGGCCTTCCGGGACCATTCTACAATTGTTCCTCTAAAG ATACATTCAAACTAAAGGTGAAGCCAAACAAGACATATCTACTAAGGATAATCAATGCAGCACTCAATGAAGAACTCTTCTTTAGCATTGCAAATCACACCTTAATAGTTGTTGAAGCTGATGCTAGATACACCAAACCATTCAACACAAACACACTTCTCATAACACCAGGACAAACCACAAATGTTCTTCTCAAAACCAAACCAGATTTCCCTAACACCAATTTCCTCATGATTGCTAGACCTTATATCACAGGTCTTGGTACATTTGACAATTCTACCCCTGCAGGTATCTTGCATTACAAGCAACACAACTCATCGATTAAAAATCTTCGATTTCTCAAACCAACACTTCCATCATTAAATGACACAAATTTTGTAtcaaatttcacaaaaaaattcaGAAGTTTAGCTAATTCTAAATTCCCTATCAATGTACCAAAAAAAGTTGACAAAAAGTTTTTCTTCACTGTTGGATTAGGAACATTTCCTTGTCCAAAAAACTCAACATGTCAAGGTCCAAATAACAACACAAAATTTGCAGCCTCAGTGAACAATTTCTCATTTGTTCTTCCATCAGTTTCTATTATGCAAGCATACTATTTtggaaaatcaaattcaaatggaGTGTATAAAACTGATTTTCCCGAAACACCATTGAACCCTTTCAATTACACCGGAACTTCGCCGAATAACACAATGGTTAACAATGATACAAAGTTGGTTGTGTTGAATTTTAATACTAGTGTTGAGTTGGTTTTGCAAGATACTAGTATTCTTGGTGCTGAGAGTCACCCTTTGCATCTTCATggttatgatttttttgttgttggacaAGGTTTTGGAAATTATGATGCTAATAAAGATCCTGCAAAATTTAATTTGGTTGATCCTGTTGAAAGGAACACTGTTGGTGTTCCTGCTGGTGGTTGGGTTGCCATTAGATTTTTTGCGGATAATCCAG GAGTATGGTTCATGCACTGTCACCTAGACATCCATACAAGTTGGGGATTGAGAATGGCATGGCTTGTATTAGATGGACCTGACTCCAACCAGAAGCTTCAACCACCACCTTCTGATCTTCCAAAATGTTGA
- the LOC25498504 gene encoding protein FAR-RED ELONGATED HYPOCOTYL 1 has product MEIEARTKIPSQVNRFHVDEMHDINIIEWNKKRKLQGFQLDMLRPKHKCRVESFSSEDTSMSDESPIFGSANNHTVNSRMDVAFLDDRSEPESAKDSNSFIEDSDTSMSINEEAKLEADSANTYSSYDDLDSQAFKNPEEHLQVYAEYVKDSGDDQSIDKEFEDFLFSNGVNPDKYVLSSGRLLLNEEAESSTKPPPPTIDQEFEEYFSALML; this is encoded by the exons ATGGAGATTGAAGCAAGAACAAAGATCCCTTCTCAAGTTAACAG ATTCCATGTTGATGAAATGCATGACATCAACATTATTGAATggaacaagaaaagaaaattacagGGTTTTCAGTTAGATATGCTTAGACCAAAACATAAATGCCGGGTTGAGAGTTTCTCTTCAGAAGATACATCAATGTCTGATGAAAGTCCAATTTTTGGTAGTGCGAACAACCACACGGTTAATAGCAGAATGGATGTTGCGTTCCTCGATGATAGATCCGAACCCGAATCTGCCAAAGATAGTAATAGTTTTATTGAAGACTCTGATACTTCCATGTCTATAAATGAAGAAGCCAAACTTGAGGCAGATAGTGCAAATACATATTCATCCTATGATGATCTTGATTCACAAGCATTCAAAAATCCGGAGGAGCATCTTCAGGTATATGCAGAGTATGTTAAAGACAGCGGTGATGATCAATCTATAGATAAGGAATTTgaagattttcttttttctaatgGCGTGAATCCTGACAAGTATGTCCTTTCATCTGGACGATTGTTACTAAACGAAG AAGCTGAATCAAGTACAAAGCCGCCGCCGCCGACAATTGATCAAGAATTTGAGGAGTACTTTTCCGCACTTATGCTCTAG